The genomic window GAAGCACGAGTACTCGGTGAAGCTGGCGCGGAAGGGCGTCTCCACGCAGAGCATCTCGTGACTGGACGGCGGGTCGGGCTTGCCGCCGTCGTGGCAGGACACGCGCAGCGTGGCCAGCTCATCGGCGAGGACGGTGATTGCGGCCTCCGTGCCGAGCGAGATGATGCTGACATCGACGATGCGGAGGTGCTTGAGGCGCGGCATGGTGGCCGACGTGATCTCGATGCTGCCGGAGAGGGTGCAGCCGGAGATGTGGAGCTCCTCCAGCGACGGGAAGGCGGTGTCCTGGAGATAGCCTGGGTGGAGCACCATGAAGCTGTCTTTGAAGGTGAGCGACTTGAGTGCGCTGGCGCCGGGGCCATGGACGTGAGGCGGCCTCACCGAGTACCAGCACGATTCCATTGACaagcaggcggtggcggccggcagATGCAAGGACCACGGCCCGGCGTCGTTGTTACGTAGGTTCTTTGGGCAGTTGAGGAACAGCACcaacgacgacgcggcggcgagcgcgatgAACTCGTCGGCGTACCGGCACTCCATGGGCACGTCCTTGCGGTAGGACAGACGGAGCCGCTGCACGGTGTCGTGGTCTGGCCCCGCGCAGCGCCGGCGAAGCGTGCGCGCCATGCTCTCGACGCGCTGCTTGCTCTGCGTGGACAAGGGGGAGCCCTGGAGCCCGAGCACCGACATGGTGAACGACACGGCGGGGAGCTTGGTGTGGAGGTGCTTCCACCGCCGCGACACCACGGTGGTTCGCACCGCTTCCTTGTAGCGGACCATCGACAGGATGTGCACCAGGATGTCGTCGGGCAGCTGGCTGATTAGGTCCTTGCCTTtcctcgccatcgtcgtcgatcGTCGATCTAATCGATCGCCCCGGTTAATTTCACTGCTCGCCACGAATATTATACAGGCTTTAAACACGGCACAGCacttgtatatatgcacacAACATCTGTGCGGACATGGACGGATAGTCGGTCTCCCTTTTGGACTTCGATCGGTACTGTGAAGACGTGTACCATACGGGGATGTGGTACGTACGAAGCTCAATTCATCTTGTACAAAATTTATTGGAAGACATATTACTTAGATCATTGGCCAACAacccccgccgccaccccccCTGGCCGCCACCCGAGCGGGCCGTTGGAAACTGTGCGGCCACAAGGGCAACGATGGAGGGACCCTCCTTTTCCCTGAGGTCACGGGGTTGGAGCCCATGACCCTGACTAGATTCGGGATGACAACTATCAGGGCTGCGATAGCCATGATGGTGATGGGCTGGAGTCGGTGCCTCAAGAGGCTGGCTGCCAGCGGCGCTGCCGAATCTAGCGTCCACGCCAAATCCAACCTCCTCCTATCCGTATCTAGCCTCCTCAGTGCGGACGACCGGCTCCCCTACGTGCACCCGAGCTGATAATGGCAACGAGGCAGTGGGTGTAGCTGCATGGAGATGGCGGGGTGAGGTAGgaagggcgcggcggcgctgcttcAATTGTGGGCATGACCATGCAGAGAGGAGGTTGCGAAGCCGACCAGGTAAGCGGGCTATGTCCGGTCAACGACGTTGGTAGgaaggtggtggaggcggcagcggggaTGGGAGGAAGCTGGCGGTGCCGGCTGGGAGCAGAAGGCGTCCTTTC from Oryza glaberrima chromosome 6, OglaRS2, whole genome shotgun sequence includes these protein-coding regions:
- the LOC127775378 gene encoding putative F-box/FBD/LRR-repeat protein At5g44950, with product MARKGKDLISQLPDDILVHILSMVRYKEAVRTTVVSRRWKHLHTKLPAVSFTMSVLGLQGSPLSTQSKQRVESMARTLRRRCAGPDHDTVQRLRLSYRKDVPMECRYADEFIALAAASSLVLFLNCPKNLRNNDAGPWSLHLPAATACLSMESCWYSVRPPHVHGPGASALKSLTFKDSFMVLHPGYLQDTAFPSLEELHISGCTLSGSIEITSATMPRLKHLRIVDVSIISLGTEAAITVLADELATLRVSCHDGGKPDPPSSHEMLCVETPFRASFTEYSCFRLRAPKLRVFEWRCCYAKEVRVDAVGRLSDVVIELFAGRLPRCYNEAKRFLQMEDCDKLMKHILQGIMPGRWKYVQRLSSDSQLR